One stretch of Amycolatopsis sp. NBC_00345 DNA includes these proteins:
- a CDS encoding primosomal protein N' — protein sequence MSSSEPAPLWELPEPSRSEPEPKAASSRASKSSGKPGAKKSVPRKGQQQPAAERPVAKIVVDIPLAHLDRTFDYQVPDKLHEAAVPGCRVRVRFAGQLVDGYLVERTDTTEYERKLAFLERVTSSEAVLPPPLHTVCRAVADRYGGTLSDVLRLALPPRHAKVEGEPPAEPAPTPPAPDVSAWARYQRGPAFLEATAEGKPANAVWQALPGEDWPRRLAEAAAVAAAQGRGALLVVPDHRDLTRVHEACAELVGEDAVVALIAGLGPAERYRRWLAVLRGAVRVVVGTRAAMFAPVADPGLFVVWDDGDDLHLDPHTPYPHVRDVLMDRAHAAKASLLVGGFARTAEAQLLVESGWAQPVLADRVELRAAAPRVTPVGEDFDVARDEAARVARLPAVAFEAARQAFAAGLPTLVQVPRRGYVPGLACGNCRTAAHCRRCAGPLALPGGSVDGAPKPPACRWCGVPETAFHCVACGSVRLRAVIVGAKRTAEELGRAFPGVPVRTSGAAEVLATVPGRPALVVCTPGAEPVAEGGYGAALLLDGWALLGRQDLRASEETLRRWMAAGSLVRPASSGGRIVVGAEAGLPVVQALVRWDPAWHASQELAERRELGFPPAMRMASVEGTPDAVASVLDDLPLPGTGEVLGPVPLGDFDEEGNAARERALVRVARPDGKALATAVHAAAARRDARKATEPIRIQLDPLDLI from the coding sequence GTGAGCAGCTCCGAACCCGCCCCGCTGTGGGAACTCCCGGAGCCTTCGCGCTCCGAGCCGGAGCCGAAGGCCGCGTCGTCGCGCGCGTCGAAGTCCTCGGGCAAGCCCGGCGCGAAGAAGTCCGTGCCGCGTAAGGGACAACAGCAGCCGGCGGCCGAGCGGCCCGTGGCGAAGATCGTGGTCGACATCCCGCTGGCGCACCTGGACCGCACGTTCGACTACCAGGTGCCGGACAAGCTGCACGAGGCCGCGGTGCCCGGCTGCCGCGTGCGCGTGCGGTTCGCGGGACAGCTCGTCGACGGGTACCTCGTCGAGCGCACCGACACCACCGAGTACGAGCGGAAGCTGGCGTTCCTGGAGCGCGTCACGTCCAGTGAAGCCGTGCTGCCGCCGCCGCTGCACACCGTGTGCCGGGCGGTGGCGGATCGTTACGGGGGCACGCTTTCCGACGTGTTACGGCTGGCGCTGCCGCCGCGGCACGCGAAGGTCGAGGGCGAGCCGCCCGCCGAGCCCGCGCCGACGCCGCCGGCCCCCGACGTTTCGGCGTGGGCGCGATATCAGCGTGGCCCGGCGTTCTTGGAGGCGACGGCGGAGGGCAAGCCCGCGAACGCCGTCTGGCAGGCATTGCCCGGTGAGGACTGGCCGCGGCGGCTCGCCGAGGCCGCTGCGGTGGCCGCCGCGCAGGGACGGGGCGCGCTGCTCGTGGTGCCGGACCACCGGGACCTGACGCGGGTGCACGAGGCGTGCGCCGAGCTGGTGGGCGAAGACGCCGTGGTCGCGCTGATCGCCGGGCTGGGGCCCGCGGAGCGGTACCGGCGGTGGCTCGCCGTGCTGCGCGGCGCGGTGCGCGTGGTGGTCGGCACGCGCGCGGCGATGTTCGCGCCGGTGGCCGACCCGGGCCTGTTCGTGGTCTGGGACGACGGCGACGACCTCCACCTCGACCCGCACACGCCGTACCCGCACGTGCGTGACGTGCTGATGGACCGCGCGCACGCGGCCAAGGCGTCGCTGCTCGTCGGCGGCTTCGCGCGGACAGCGGAGGCCCAGCTGCTCGTCGAATCCGGCTGGGCGCAGCCGGTGCTGGCCGACCGCGTCGAGCTGCGCGCGGCGGCCCCGCGGGTGACGCCCGTCGGCGAGGACTTCGACGTGGCCCGCGACGAGGCCGCCCGCGTCGCGCGGCTGCCCGCGGTGGCGTTCGAGGCGGCGCGGCAGGCGTTCGCGGCCGGGCTGCCGACGCTGGTGCAGGTGCCGCGGCGCGGGTACGTGCCGGGGCTGGCGTGCGGCAACTGCCGGACGGCCGCGCACTGCCGCCGGTGCGCGGGCCCGCTGGCCCTGCCGGGCGGCTCCGTGGACGGCGCGCCGAAGCCGCCCGCGTGCCGCTGGTGCGGCGTGCCGGAGACCGCGTTCCATTGCGTGGCTTGTGGTTCCGTGCGCTTGCGCGCGGTGATCGTCGGGGCCAAGCGCACCGCGGAGGAGCTGGGACGAGCGTTCCCCGGGGTGCCGGTGCGGACGTCGGGGGCCGCGGAGGTGCTGGCGACCGTGCCGGGCCGCCCGGCGCTGGTGGTGTGCACGCCGGGCGCCGAGCCGGTGGCCGAGGGCGGTTACGGCGCGGCGCTGCTGCTGGACGGCTGGGCGCTGCTGGGCCGCCAGGACCTGCGCGCGTCGGAGGAGACGTTGCGGCGCTGGATGGCCGCGGGCTCGCTGGTGCGCCCGGCGTCGTCGGGCGGGCGCATCGTGGTCGGCGCGGAGGCTGGCCTGCCGGTGGTGCAGGCGCTGGTCCGCTGGGACCCGGCGTGGCACGCGTCGCAGGAGCTGGCGGAGCGCCGGGAACTCGGCTTCCCGCCCGCCATGCGCATGGCGAGCGTCGAAGGCACCCCGGACGCCGTCGCAAGCGTCCTCGACGACCTCCCGCTGCCCGGCACGGGCGAGGTACTGGGCCCGGTCCCCCTCGGCGATTTCGACGAGGAGGGCAACGCCGCGCGCGAACGGGCCCTGGTCCGCGTCGCCCGCCCGGACGGCAAGGCCCTCGCCACGGCCGTCCACGCCGCCGCCGCCCGCCGCGACGCCCGCAAGGCCACCGAACCGATCCGCATCCAGCTCGACCCATTGGACCTGATCTAG
- the gmk gene encoding guanylate kinase — MSGVGQDYPVIRGAGRDDEPVAGETSRHRLTVVSGPSGVGKSSVVGELRKLEPDIYFSVSVTTRKPRPGEVDGSHYHFVGHDEFDRLVDSGKLLEWAEFAGNRYGTPREPVEQALADGRPAVLEIELQGARQVRAAMPEARLVMLMPPSWEELVGRLTGRGTESEAAVAARLAQAERELAAAGEFDERVVNADVRTAAERLLDLITGGGISAAGLIDDTEQHE; from the coding sequence GTGAGCGGCGTCGGTCAGGACTACCCGGTGATCCGGGGCGCCGGCCGCGACGATGAGCCGGTGGCGGGGGAGACCTCCCGCCACCGGCTCACCGTCGTCTCGGGGCCTTCCGGGGTCGGGAAGTCGAGCGTGGTGGGGGAGCTGCGCAAGCTCGAGCCGGACATCTACTTCAGTGTCTCGGTGACGACCCGGAAGCCCCGCCCCGGCGAGGTCGACGGCAGCCATTACCACTTCGTCGGCCACGACGAGTTCGACCGGCTGGTCGACAGCGGCAAGCTGCTGGAGTGGGCCGAATTCGCGGGCAACCGCTACGGCACCCCGCGGGAGCCGGTGGAGCAGGCGCTCGCCGACGGCAGGCCCGCGGTGCTGGAGATCGAACTGCAGGGCGCGCGCCAGGTCCGGGCCGCGATGCCGGAGGCCCGGCTGGTGATGCTGATGCCGCCGTCCTGGGAGGAACTGGTCGGCAGGCTGACCGGTCGTGGCACCGAATCCGAGGCCGCCGTGGCGGCCCGGCTCGCCCAGGCGGAGCGGGAGCTGGCCGCGGCGGGGGAGTTCGACGAACGGGTCGTCAACGCCGACGTGCGGACCGCCGCCGAGCGGTTGCTAGACTTGATTACCGGCGGTGGCATCTCTGCCGCCGGTCTGATCGACGATACGGAGCAGCACGAGTGA
- the coaBC gene encoding bifunctional phosphopantothenoylcysteine decarboxylase/phosphopantothenate--cysteine ligase CoaBC, whose product MSDRKPRIVLGVGGGIAAYKACEVLRGLTESGHDVRVVPTEAALNFVGAATFEALSGNPVHTGVFTEVPEVQHVRVGKEADLVLVVPATANLLAKAAHGIADDLLTNTLLTARCPVVFFPAMHTEMWEHPATRDNVALLRSRGLVVTEPAAGRLTGVDTGKGRLADPREIVDLARLLLDEPRALPRDLEGLRVVVSAGGTREPLDPVRYLGNRSSGKQGFALARVAVQRGAEVTLVAAHTVELPPPAGAKVERVSSAEELRKAVHAAAAEADVVVMAAAVADFRPASRAESKIKKSDDQPDPVITLDRNADILAELVQDRRAGQVIVGFAAETGDENGSVLDHARVKLRRKGADLLVVNAVGDGKAFGTEDNSGWLLAADGTEQAIPLGAKARLAATMWDAVTGLLQRRLQL is encoded by the coding sequence GTGAGTGACCGCAAGCCCAGGATCGTCCTGGGGGTAGGCGGCGGCATCGCCGCCTACAAGGCCTGTGAGGTCCTGCGGGGCCTCACCGAGTCCGGGCACGACGTGCGCGTGGTGCCCACCGAGGCCGCGCTGAACTTCGTCGGCGCGGCCACCTTCGAGGCGCTGTCGGGGAACCCGGTGCACACCGGCGTGTTCACCGAGGTGCCCGAGGTGCAGCACGTGCGGGTCGGCAAAGAGGCCGACCTCGTGCTGGTGGTCCCGGCGACCGCGAACCTGCTGGCCAAGGCCGCGCACGGGATCGCCGACGACCTGCTGACGAACACCCTGCTCACCGCCCGGTGCCCGGTCGTCTTCTTCCCGGCCATGCACACCGAGATGTGGGAGCACCCGGCCACCCGCGACAACGTGGCGCTGCTGCGCTCGCGCGGGCTGGTCGTCACCGAGCCCGCGGCCGGGCGGCTGACCGGCGTCGACACCGGCAAGGGCCGGCTGGCCGACCCGCGCGAGATCGTCGACCTGGCCCGGCTGCTGCTGGACGAGCCCCGCGCGCTGCCCCGTGACCTCGAGGGCCTGCGCGTGGTCGTCTCCGCTGGCGGCACGCGCGAGCCGCTGGACCCGGTGCGTTACCTGGGCAACCGCTCATCGGGCAAGCAGGGTTTCGCGCTCGCCCGCGTCGCCGTCCAGCGCGGCGCCGAGGTCACGCTGGTCGCGGCCCACACCGTCGAGCTGCCGCCGCCCGCGGGCGCGAAGGTCGAGCGGGTGTCGAGCGCGGAGGAGCTGCGCAAGGCCGTGCACGCCGCGGCCGCGGAAGCCGACGTGGTGGTGATGGCCGCCGCGGTCGCCGACTTCCGGCCCGCCTCGCGCGCCGAGAGCAAGATCAAGAAGTCCGACGACCAGCCGGACCCGGTGATCACCCTGGACCGCAACGCGGACATCCTGGCCGAGCTGGTGCAGGACCGCCGCGCCGGCCAGGTGATCGTGGGCTTCGCCGCGGAAACCGGCGACGAGAACGGCAGCGTGCTCGACCACGCCCGCGTCAAGCTCCGCCGCAAGGGCGCCGACCTGCTGGTGGTCAACGCGGTGGGCGACGGCAAGGCGTTCGGCACCGAGGACAATTCGGGCTGGCTGCTCGCCGCCGACGGCACGGAGCAGGCCATCCCGCTCGGCGCGAAGGCGAGGCTGGCGGCCACTATGTGGGACGCTGTAACGGGTTTGCTTCAGCGTCGACTCCAGCTCTAG
- a CDS encoding GNAT family N-acetyltransferase, with product MTEAAIRSAEQTDLAVLATHLGDPGYFEDRLLRQTKGLGVLYTAWHGSEPVGDLYLWLEEAEEAPIREHLPGVPLLTHLEVREGLRSRGIGRALVEAAEESLVKLGHDLGALAVRTDNHRAARLYRRLGYHDWGRGEVVCNATRTAPDGSMVTEPELCRVMVKDLLGRHPRRLAEGACGHPS from the coding sequence ATGACCGAGGCTGCCATCAGGTCGGCCGAACAGACGGACCTCGCCGTTCTCGCTACGCACCTGGGGGATCCCGGCTACTTCGAGGACCGCCTGCTCCGCCAGACGAAGGGGCTGGGAGTTCTGTACACCGCTTGGCACGGGTCCGAACCGGTCGGTGACCTCTACCTGTGGCTGGAAGAGGCCGAGGAGGCCCCGATCCGGGAGCACCTGCCCGGTGTGCCACTGCTGACCCATCTGGAGGTACGGGAGGGGCTGCGGAGCCGGGGCATCGGCCGAGCCCTCGTCGAAGCGGCCGAGGAGAGTTTGGTCAAGCTCGGCCACGACCTCGGCGCCCTGGCGGTCCGGACGGACAACCACCGCGCCGCGCGCCTGTACCGCAGGCTCGGCTACCACGACTGGGGCCGCGGTGAAGTCGTCTGCAACGCCACGCGGACGGCCCCCGACGGGAGCATGGTCACCGAGCCGGAACTGTGCCGGGTGATGGTGAAGGACCTGCTGGGCCGCCATCCGAGGCGGCTCGCGGAGGGAGCCTGCGGGCACCCGTCCTAG
- a CDS encoding Crp/Fnr family transcriptional regulator: MEVHGFWTALGPSDRAKITPLGTQRLYRRGEILCREGDPGGIVLVLIRGHARIITVTPDGREVLIAVRGSGDVVGELAAIDGGPRSATVEALDDVEALEVAGSRFAALCRREPEISWALLVVLSERLRDVGKQWLDLGGGAIARRVAAQLMQLAVQHGAQQGTDIEVVVPGTQAELAMTAAISRESWARVTRELRERGIISTGRRRLTIHRMDELRRLAR; encoded by the coding sequence ATGGAGGTGCACGGGTTCTGGACCGCGCTCGGCCCCTCCGATCGCGCGAAGATCACCCCGCTCGGGACGCAGCGGCTCTACCGGCGCGGCGAAATCCTTTGCCGCGAAGGGGATCCGGGCGGGATTGTGCTGGTTTTGATCCGTGGGCACGCCCGGATCATCACCGTGACGCCCGACGGGCGTGAAGTCCTCATCGCCGTGCGGGGGAGCGGGGACGTGGTCGGGGAACTGGCCGCGATCGACGGCGGGCCCCGCTCGGCGACCGTCGAAGCGCTGGACGACGTCGAAGCGCTCGAGGTGGCCGGCAGCCGGTTCGCCGCATTGTGCCGCAGGGAGCCGGAAATCTCGTGGGCGCTGCTGGTCGTCCTCAGCGAAAGACTGCGGGACGTCGGGAAGCAGTGGCTCGACCTCGGCGGGGGTGCCATCGCCCGGCGGGTGGCCGCGCAGCTCATGCAGCTGGCTGTGCAGCACGGGGCCCAGCAAGGTACTGATATCGAAGTCGTCGTGCCTGGAACACAAGCAGAACTGGCGATGACAGCGGCGATTTCGCGGGAATCGTGGGCGCGTGTCACCCGGGAACTGAGGGAGCGGGGCATCATCAGCACCGGCCGCCGCCGGCTGACGATCCATCGGATGGACGAACTGCGCCGGCTGGCGCGTTGA
- the mihF gene encoding integration host factor, actinobacterial type: MALPQLTEEQRAAALEKAAAARRIRAELKERLKRGGTTLVDVLKQAEENEVLGKMKVSALLEALPGVGKVRAQQTMERLEIAPSRRLRGLGDRQRKALLAEFSGE; encoded by the coding sequence GTGGCACTTCCCCAGCTGACAGAGGAACAGCGTGCTGCGGCGCTGGAGAAGGCCGCCGCCGCCCGCCGCATCCGGGCTGAGCTGAAGGAGCGGCTGAAGCGGGGCGGTACCACTCTGGTCGACGTGCTGAAGCAGGCCGAGGAGAACGAAGTCCTCGGCAAGATGAAGGTTTCGGCCCTGCTCGAGGCGCTCCCCGGCGTCGGCAAGGTCCGGGCCCAGCAGACGATGGAACGACTGGAGATCGCACCCAGCCGCAGGCTCCGCGGACTCGGCGACCGGCAGCGCAAGGCGCTGCTGGCCGAGTTCAGCGGCGAGTGA
- the fmt gene encoding methionyl-tRNA formyltransferase: MRLVFAGTPDPAVPSLRALLESGRHEVVAVVTRPDAQSGRGRRVVRSPVGALADEHGIEVLTPARAGDPAFLARLTELAPDACPVVAYGALLPQSALDIPVHGWVNLHFSLLPAWRGAAPVQSAIRAGDEITGASTFRIVKELDAGPVFGVVTEKIGPTDTAGVLLGRLAESGAGLLLSTMDGIEDGSLRAVEQSGEGLSYAPKVTVDDARVSFADPAAAVDRQIRAVTPEPGAWAEFRGERFKLGPVTVVDEPGPQPGEIVVERKRVLVGTATKPLRLGEVQAPGKKRMAATDWARGTRIDEGERLR, translated from the coding sequence ATGCGGCTCGTCTTCGCCGGCACCCCCGACCCCGCCGTGCCGTCCCTGCGCGCCCTGCTCGAGTCCGGGCGGCACGAGGTGGTCGCCGTCGTCACGCGGCCCGACGCCCAGTCCGGCCGCGGCCGGCGGGTCGTGCGCTCGCCCGTCGGCGCGCTCGCCGACGAGCACGGCATCGAGGTGCTGACGCCCGCGCGCGCCGGTGACCCCGCGTTCCTGGCGCGCCTGACGGAGCTGGCGCCCGACGCCTGCCCCGTCGTCGCGTACGGTGCGCTGCTGCCGCAGTCCGCGCTCGACATCCCGGTCCACGGCTGGGTGAACCTGCACTTCTCGCTGCTGCCCGCGTGGCGCGGCGCCGCCCCGGTGCAGTCCGCGATCCGCGCTGGCGACGAGATCACCGGCGCGTCCACCTTCCGGATCGTCAAGGAGCTGGACGCCGGCCCGGTGTTCGGCGTCGTGACCGAGAAGATCGGGCCCACCGACACCGCGGGCGTGCTGCTCGGCCGGCTCGCCGAGTCCGGCGCCGGCCTGCTGCTGTCCACCATGGACGGCATCGAGGACGGCTCGCTGCGCGCGGTCGAGCAGTCGGGCGAGGGCCTCAGCTACGCGCCGAAGGTGACGGTGGACGACGCGCGGGTGTCGTTCGCCGACCCGGCGGCGGCCGTCGACCGGCAGATCCGCGCGGTGACGCCGGAGCCGGGCGCGTGGGCGGAGTTCCGCGGCGAGCGCTTCAAGCTGGGACCGGTCACGGTGGTCGACGAGCCCGGCCCGCAGCCGGGCGAGATCGTGGTGGAGCGCAAGCGCGTGCTGGTCGGCACGGCGACGAAACCGTTGCGGCTGGGCGAGGTCCAGGCGCCGGGCAAGAAACGGATGGCGGCCACCGACTGGGCGCGCGGTACACGGATCGACGAGGGAGAGCGCCTGCGGTGA
- a CDS encoding helix-turn-helix domain-containing protein has translation MAGDSPPLAERLRALRKETWPGVPLTQTHLARAFGVSTALLSSWENTVVPPPVRLEAYATFFASKRSVEREPYRVLSAGDLAPEERDRRNVLLKELQQLRDGTDATSGSLVEAPAAHNLWQFPPDQDIVIVCARLPEELRQSTFADPESPDYVELYTYADLDSLVELVGHVRMCNPHSDLTFRTTDERTPLKRDDNTAHLIVLGGVDWNTQTRALLDLMDIPVRQVRRDGPNGPLGGFEVSRDDGGTEFFSAELDQGGHLVADVAHLYHGRNPFNPERTVTLCNGTFGRGTYGVVRALTDKRFRERNQEWLDERFGDAESFSVISRVTVFRGAAITPDWALTDACLHTWSRKGTE, from the coding sequence GTGGCCGGAGACAGCCCGCCGCTCGCCGAGCGGCTGCGCGCCCTGCGCAAGGAGACCTGGCCGGGGGTGCCGCTCACCCAGACCCACCTGGCCAGGGCGTTCGGCGTGAGCACCGCGCTGCTGTCGTCCTGGGAAAATACGGTTGTCCCGCCGCCGGTCCGGCTCGAGGCTTACGCGACCTTCTTTGCCAGCAAGCGCTCGGTCGAGCGCGAACCCTATCGGGTGCTCTCGGCCGGCGACCTCGCCCCGGAAGAGCGTGACCGGCGGAACGTTCTTCTGAAGGAGCTCCAGCAGCTCCGCGATGGCACCGACGCCACCTCCGGATCGTTGGTGGAAGCCCCGGCGGCCCACAACCTGTGGCAGTTCCCGCCGGACCAGGACATCGTGATCGTCTGCGCGAGGCTGCCGGAGGAATTGCGGCAGAGCACTTTCGCGGATCCCGAGAGCCCCGACTACGTGGAGCTGTACACCTACGCGGACCTCGATTCGCTGGTCGAGCTGGTGGGCCACGTCCGCATGTGCAACCCCCACAGCGACCTGACCTTCCGGACCACGGACGAACGCACGCCGCTGAAGCGCGACGACAACACCGCGCACCTCATCGTGCTCGGCGGGGTCGACTGGAACACCCAGACCCGGGCGCTGCTCGACTTGATGGACATCCCCGTGCGGCAGGTGCGGCGCGACGGTCCCAACGGGCCGCTCGGCGGGTTCGAGGTCAGCCGCGACGACGGCGGCACGGAGTTCTTCTCCGCCGAGCTGGACCAGGGCGGTCACCTGGTGGCCGACGTCGCCCACCTCTATCACGGCCGCAACCCGTTCAACCCGGAGCGAACGGTGACGTTGTGCAACGGCACGTTCGGTCGCGGGACCTACGGCGTGGTACGGGCGCTGACCGACAAGCGGTTTCGCGAACGCAACCAGGAGTGGCTGGACGAGCGTTTCGGCGATGCGGAATCCTTCAGCGTCATCAGCCGGGTCACCGTTTTCCGCGGCGCGGCAATCACTCCCGACTGGGCGCTCACCGACGCCTGTCTCCACACCTGGTCTCGGAAGGGCACCGAATAA
- the metK gene encoding methionine adenosyltransferase, protein MTASIKRLFTSESVTEGHPDKICDAISDSILDGLLSKDPRSRVAVETMITTGQVHVAGEVTTEAYADIPTIVRDVILRIGYDSSAKGFDGNSCGVNVAIGSQSPDIAQGVDTAYESRVESDEDEINRQGAGDQGLMFGYACSDTPELMPLPIALAHRLSHRLTGVRNDGVLPYLRPDGKTQVTIEYAGEQPVRLDTVVVSTQHADGIDLEQMLGVDVKKHVVEPELAGLDLDTTGVRLLVNPTGRFVIGGPMGDAGLTGRKIIVDTYGGMARHGGGAFSGKDPSKVDRSAAYAMRWVAKNVVAAGLASRVEVQVAYAIGKAAPVGLFVETFGTETVDPSKIQAAINEVFDLRPAAIIRDLDLLRPIYAPTAAYGHFGRPDLDLPWESTSRAEALRSLTGA, encoded by the coding sequence GTGACTGCGTCCATCAAAAGGCTGTTCACGTCGGAATCGGTGACCGAGGGCCATCCCGACAAGATCTGTGACGCCATCAGCGACTCGATCCTCGATGGCCTGCTCAGCAAGGACCCGCGCAGCCGGGTGGCTGTCGAGACCATGATCACGACCGGCCAGGTGCACGTGGCCGGCGAGGTGACCACCGAGGCGTACGCGGACATCCCGACCATCGTGCGTGACGTCATCCTGCGCATCGGCTACGACTCGTCGGCCAAGGGCTTCGACGGCAACTCGTGCGGCGTGAACGTGGCGATCGGCTCGCAGTCGCCCGACATCGCGCAGGGCGTCGACACCGCTTACGAGTCGCGGGTGGAGTCGGACGAGGACGAGATCAACCGCCAAGGCGCGGGCGACCAGGGCCTGATGTTCGGCTACGCCTGCTCGGACACCCCGGAGCTGATGCCGCTGCCGATCGCGCTGGCGCACCGGCTCTCGCACCGGCTGACCGGGGTCCGCAACGACGGCGTGCTGCCGTACCTGCGCCCGGACGGCAAGACCCAGGTGACCATCGAGTACGCGGGCGAGCAGCCGGTGCGGCTGGACACCGTGGTCGTGTCCACGCAGCACGCGGACGGCATCGACCTGGAGCAGATGCTCGGCGTCGACGTGAAGAAGCACGTGGTCGAGCCGGAGCTCGCGGGGCTGGACCTGGACACCACCGGGGTGCGGCTGCTGGTGAACCCGACCGGCCGGTTCGTCATCGGCGGCCCGATGGGCGACGCGGGGCTGACCGGCCGCAAGATCATCGTCGACACCTACGGCGGCATGGCCCGCCACGGCGGCGGCGCGTTCTCCGGCAAGGACCCGTCGAAGGTGGACCGCTCCGCCGCGTACGCGATGCGCTGGGTGGCCAAGAACGTGGTCGCCGCGGGCCTCGCGAGCCGCGTCGAGGTCCAGGTGGCGTACGCGATCGGCAAGGCCGCGCCGGTGGGCCTGTTCGTGGAGACCTTCGGCACCGAGACGGTGGACCCGTCGAAGATCCAGGCCGCCATCAACGAGGTGTTCGACCTGCGCCCGGCCGCGATCATCCGCGACCTGGACCTGCTGCGCCCGATCTACGCGCCCACCGCGGCGTACGGGCACTTCGGCCGGCCGGACCTCGACCTGCCGTGGGAGAGCACCTCGCGCGCCGAGGCGCTGCGCTCGCTCACTGGCGCCTGA
- the rpoZ gene encoding DNA-directed RNA polymerase subunit omega → MTVQQATLEELEGITNPPIDDLLEKVSSKYALVIYSAKRARQINDYYAQLGEGLLEYVGPLVEPGPREKPLSIALREIHGGLLEHTEGE, encoded by the coding sequence GTGACTGTGCAACAGGCGACGCTGGAAGAGCTCGAAGGCATCACCAACCCGCCGATCGACGACCTGCTCGAAAAGGTCTCCTCGAAGTACGCCCTGGTGATCTACTCGGCCAAGCGGGCCCGGCAGATCAACGACTACTACGCCCAGCTGGGCGAGGGCCTGCTCGAGTACGTCGGCCCCCTGGTGGAGCCGGGCCCCCGCGAGAAGCCGCTGTCGATCGCCCTGCGGGAGATCCACGGCGGGCTGCTCGAGCACACCGAGGGTGAGTGA
- the pyrF gene encoding orotidine-5'-phosphate decarboxylase — protein sequence MTAGDGTERFGARLAKAVAARGPLCAGIDPHPGLIESWGLPLDVSGLERFALGATEVLAAETAIVKPQSAFFEAFGPPGVAVLDRVVTAAHDAGALVLLDVKRGDIGSTMAAYTAAYVAADAAFAADAVTVSPYLGFGALDPAVTAAREAGNGLFVLARTSNPEAHALQSAKLPDGRTVAQSVVDAAAEHNAGAEPYGDVGVVVGATVAAGELDLTRLNGPVLAPGFGAQGATTGDLRALFGPGLPGVLPASSRDLLRHGPDTATLRQAVGQVADLLAGRKENGQ from the coding sequence ATGACCGCAGGGGACGGAACGGAGCGGTTCGGGGCGCGGCTGGCGAAGGCGGTGGCCGCGCGCGGGCCGCTCTGCGCCGGGATCGACCCGCACCCGGGCCTGATCGAATCCTGGGGCCTGCCCCTCGATGTGAGCGGGCTGGAGCGGTTCGCGCTGGGCGCCACTGAGGTGCTGGCGGCCGAGACGGCGATCGTGAAGCCGCAGTCGGCGTTCTTCGAGGCGTTCGGCCCGCCCGGGGTGGCGGTGCTGGACCGCGTCGTGACGGCCGCTCACGACGCCGGAGCACTGGTGCTGCTGGACGTCAAGCGCGGGGACATCGGCTCCACCATGGCTGCCTACACGGCCGCTTACGTCGCCGCCGACGCCGCGTTCGCGGCCGACGCGGTCACGGTGTCGCCATACCTCGGCTTCGGCGCGCTGGACCCGGCTGTGACGGCCGCGCGCGAGGCGGGCAACGGTTTGTTCGTGCTCGCCCGCACTTCGAACCCGGAGGCGCACGCGCTGCAGAGCGCGAAGCTCCCGGACGGCCGCACGGTGGCCCAGAGCGTCGTGGACGCCGCGGCGGAGCACAACGCGGGTGCGGAGCCCTACGGGGACGTCGGCGTGGTCGTGGGCGCCACGGTCGCCGCGGGCGAACTGGACCTGACGCGGCTGAACGGACCCGTGCTGGCGCCCGGTTTCGGGGCCCAGGGGGCGACAACAGGGGACTTGCGGGCACTGTTCGGGCCCGGACTGCCGGGCGTGCTGCCCGCCTCGTCCCGCGACCTGCTGCGGCACGGCCCGGATACCGCCACCCTGCGCCAAGCGGTAGGCCAAGTGGCGGACCTGCTGGCCGGGCGCAAGGAAAACGGCCAATAG
- a CDS encoding GatB/YqeY domain-containing protein has translation MTTLKATLHDDLTTAIKARDQLRSATLRLTLSAIGYEETAGKTARELSDDEVLKIITREVKKRRDAAEAFEKGDRAESAARERAEAELLTGYLPAQLTDEELTALVTDAVAASGATGPAAMGSVMKELRPKVAGRAEGGRVAAEVKRQLAG, from the coding sequence ATGACCACGCTCAAGGCGACCCTGCACGACGACCTGACCACCGCCATCAAGGCCCGAGACCAGCTGCGCTCGGCCACGCTCCGTCTCACCCTGTCGGCGATCGGCTACGAGGAGACCGCGGGCAAGACCGCCCGCGAGCTGTCGGACGACGAGGTGCTCAAGATCATCACCCGCGAGGTGAAGAAGCGCCGCGACGCCGCGGAGGCCTTCGAGAAGGGCGACCGCGCCGAGTCCGCCGCCCGCGAACGCGCCGAGGCGGAACTGCTCACGGGTTACCTCCCGGCCCAGCTCACGGACGAGGAGCTGACCGCTTTGGTGACCGACGCCGTCGCCGCGTCCGGAGCCACCGGCCCGGCCGCGATGGGCTCGGTGATGAAGGAGCTCCGCCCGAAGGTCGCGGGCCGCGCCGAGGGCGGCCGCGTGGCCGCGGAGGTGAAACGCCAACTGGCCGGCTGA